A portion of the Blautia hansenii DSM 20583 genome contains these proteins:
- a CDS encoding type II secretion system F family protein: MAVSVILLGNLLGIGIFIKEDKERSMEYLERNPYGEGGYEETLLAETQGKTQEITVYVEEERYTEKEMENYVKEAKKELDKWLKKAKKEGGDFRFPQALEENPVQISWSTGNPDILSWEGIPQEGVSEKGESVEVAAFLSLGEVTDIWNAEITVYPSKLNEREKIQKEIQKEAELLSENPSGPLYLPQTVQGEEIRYRRTGIQTGGIICMLSLVLGLGVYPLQKEKAKKQQELVRKEMQRDYPDIVQKLVLFLRAGFTIRKAMEKIADGYLRSREKYHAKERSAYEEIVRTCKEMQGGIYEAEAYERFGTRCGISQYKILSVLLVQNLKKGNQNLLELLEREEAVAEDERKRSAKVRGEEASTKLLLPMVLQLIVVLMILMIPAFFSFL, encoded by the coding sequence ATGGCAGTGTCGGTAATTTTGCTTGGAAATCTTTTAGGTATAGGAATTTTTATAAAAGAAGACAAAGAAAGAAGTATGGAGTATCTGGAAAGAAATCCTTATGGAGAAGGCGGGTACGAGGAGACACTTCTTGCCGAAACACAGGGAAAGACACAGGAAATTACAGTTTATGTAGAGGAAGAAAGATATACAGAAAAGGAGATGGAAAACTATGTAAAGGAAGCCAAAAAAGAGTTGGACAAGTGGTTGAAAAAGGCAAAGAAAGAAGGAGGTGACTTTCGGTTTCCGCAGGCTTTGGAAGAAAATCCGGTACAAATATCATGGAGTACAGGAAATCCGGATATATTGAGCTGGGAGGGAATACCGCAAGAAGGTGTTTCTGAAAAGGGAGAAAGTGTGGAAGTGGCTGCGTTTCTTTCTCTTGGAGAAGTAACAGATATATGGAATGCTGAGATTACGGTTTATCCATCGAAATTGAATGAAAGAGAAAAAATACAGAAGGAAATTCAAAAAGAAGCAGAGCTCTTAAGCGAAAATCCTTCAGGACCTTTATATCTTCCCCAAACAGTACAGGGAGAAGAAATTCGTTATAGGAGAACGGGAATACAGACAGGAGGAATTATCTGTATGCTGTCTTTGGTATTGGGCTTGGGTGTTTATCCCTTGCAGAAGGAAAAAGCGAAAAAGCAGCAGGAACTTGTGAGAAAGGAGATGCAGAGAGATTATCCTGATATTGTTCAGAAATTGGTGTTGTTTTTAAGAGCCGGATTTACCATACGAAAGGCTATGGAAAAAATTGCAGACGGATATCTGCGCAGCAGGGAAAAATATCATGCAAAAGAAAGGAGTGCGTATGAAGAAATTGTCCGTACCTGCAAAGAAATGCAGGGCGGTATATATGAGGCAGAGGCCTATGAGCGTTTCGGAACAAGGTGCGGGATTTCTCAGTATAAAATTTTGTCTGTTTTATTAGTGCAGAATTTGAAAAAGGGAAATCAGAACCTTTTGGAGCTTTTGGAAAGGGAGGAGGCAGTGGCAGAGGACGAGAGAAAGCGCAGTGCAAAGGTAAGAGGAGAAGAGGCGTCTACGAAGCTTTTGCTTCCTATGGTACTGCAACTGATTGTTGTGTTAATGATTTTAATGATACCGGCATTTTTTAGTTTTTTATAA
- a CDS encoding CpaF family protein, producing MKEESSDEFQDLRKTLVERLENTWKDLDEDVLEIIDEILHQHGKKKYLPIAQRESLRNALFMSVRRMDILEELLENDDVTEIMINGWNKIFIEKDGKIEAFEKSFSSPEKLEDVIQQMASKCNRVINTLQPIVDARLAGGERINAVIAPVALDGPVLTIRKFPEKPITMERLLKLESITEDAAIFLEKLMKAGYTILIGGGTGSGKTTFLNALSEYIPKDERVITIEDNAELQIQGIENLVRLECRPANIEKSQEITIGDLLRTCLRMRPSRIIVGEVRGKEAAELLQVVNIGNDGSLSTIHANSCQDMISRLETMVLMGIDLPIPVIRRQIVSGFDIFIHLGRMSDKSRKVLEICEIKEISKEGEVVLNPLFVRNRNLEKRGQLYHTEKLTKAGIIL from the coding sequence ATGAAAGAAGAAAGCAGTGATGAATTTCAAGATTTGCGAAAAACATTGGTGGAAAGGCTGGAAAATACATGGAAAGATTTAGATGAAGATGTTTTGGAGATAATTGATGAAATTTTACATCAGCACGGCAAGAAAAAATATTTGCCTATTGCACAGAGAGAAAGTCTGCGAAATGCACTTTTTATGTCTGTACGGCGTATGGATATTCTGGAGGAGCTGCTGGAAAACGATGATGTCACAGAGATTATGATTAATGGATGGAATAAAATTTTTATAGAAAAGGACGGTAAAATCGAAGCTTTTGAAAAGAGCTTTTCTTCTCCGGAAAAGCTGGAGGATGTTATTCAGCAAATGGCATCAAAATGCAATCGTGTAATCAATACGCTGCAGCCCATTGTAGACGCACGACTGGCAGGAGGAGAACGAATAAATGCGGTTATTGCTCCCGTTGCGCTGGACGGTCCGGTGCTTACCATAAGAAAATTTCCGGAAAAGCCTATTACTATGGAACGTTTGTTGAAATTGGAGAGCATTACAGAAGATGCAGCTATTTTTTTAGAAAAGCTTATGAAAGCAGGTTATACGATTTTAATAGGAGGTGGGACAGGTTCGGGAAAAACTACATTTTTAAATGCGTTATCAGAATATATTCCCAAGGATGAGAGAGTCATTACTATCGAAGATAATGCAGAACTGCAAATTCAGGGGATAGAAAATCTGGTTCGTCTGGAATGTAGACCGGCGAATATTGAGAAATCTCAGGAAATTACCATCGGAGATTTATTGAGAACCTGCCTTCGTATGAGACCAAGCAGAATTATTGTAGGAGAGGTGAGAGGAAAGGAAGCGGCAGAGCTTTTGCAGGTTGTAAATATAGGAAATGACGGAAGCCTGAGCACCATTCATGCCAATAGCTGTCAGGATATGATAAGCAGGCTGGAAACAATGGTTTTGATGGGAATAGATTTGCCTATACCGGTTATTCGCCGCCAGATTGTGTCAGGCTTTGATATCTTTATACATTTAGGAAGAATGTCAGATAAAAGCAGAAAAGTATTGGAAATCTGTGAGATTAAAGAAATTTCAAAGGAAGGTGAGGTTGTATTAAATCCGTTATTTGTCAGAAACAGAAATTTAGAAAAAAGAGGACAGCTTTATCACACCGAAAAGCTTACAAAGGCAGGAATTATCCTGTGA
- a CDS encoding prepilin peptidase — MSVQSLFVLCFSGIAMCMDFLMERVVNGFIVVFFLTGFFWQMGANGIAGTLSGGLGLLLPCVLLFPLFYFRMLGAGDIKLFSGLGIFLGVTAVFKLILCSLFLGGLLSFAFLISCGNFKERFSYFFNYVYEYSQSRVLCAYRKKGSRPENFHFTVPIFLSVMLYVGGFY, encoded by the coding sequence TTGTCAGTACAATCGTTATTTGTATTGTGTTTTTCGGGTATTGCCATGTGCATGGATTTTCTGATGGAAAGGGTGGTGAACGGATTTATTGTAGTGTTTTTTCTGACAGGCTTTTTCTGGCAGATGGGAGCAAATGGAATAGCTGGGACTTTATCAGGAGGCTTGGGATTATTATTGCCCTGTGTTTTGCTGTTCCCGTTGTTTTACTTTCGAATGTTAGGTGCAGGAGACATAAAATTATTTTCCGGTCTGGGAATTTTTTTAGGTGTAACTGCTGTTTTTAAGCTTATTCTTTGTTCTCTTTTTCTGGGAGGACTTTTATCTTTCGCATTTCTGATTTCCTGTGGAAATTTCAAAGAGCGATTTTCTTATTTTTTCAATTATGTTTATGAATATAGTCAAAGCAGGGTGCTGTGTGCTTACAGGAAAAAGGGCAGTCGACCTGAAAATTTCCATTTTACAGTACCGATATTTCTAAGCGTCATGCTTTATGTAGGAGGATTTTATTGA
- a CDS encoding SGNH/GDSL hydrolase family protein has protein sequence MGLIIFLGDSITDAGRKTSPNELGFGYVNIFSERLKAQSQNWNILNRGVEGYVVQNVAETLHRECISLKPDYISILVGVNDIGLIANSSASEQDKLYMLEDSIRAYHEMLFDLSRETQAKVIILEPFILPQHEKYEDWVPWQKKMSKNIQKLARNYGAYFIPLQTPLNNKIQEQGYENITTDGIHLTTQGQQLLADIVKDSFHL, from the coding sequence ATGGGACTTATTATATTTTTAGGTGACAGTATTACCGATGCCGGCAGGAAAACTTCTCCTAATGAGCTGGGATTTGGTTATGTAAATATATTTTCAGAACGTTTAAAAGCCCAAAGCCAGAACTGGAACATTCTCAATCGTGGTGTAGAGGGTTATGTCGTACAAAATGTTGCAGAAACTCTCCATCGTGAATGTATTTCCTTAAAGCCTGATTATATCAGTATTCTGGTGGGAGTGAATGATATCGGACTGATTGCAAATTCCTCTGCTTCCGAACAGGATAAGCTCTATATGCTGGAAGACAGTATCCGTGCCTATCACGAAATGCTTTTTGATTTATCCAGAGAAACACAGGCAAAAGTCATTATTTTAGAACCTTTTATTCTGCCTCAGCATGAAAAATATGAAGACTGGGTACCATGGCAGAAAAAAATGTCTAAAAACATTCAGAAGCTTGCCCGCAATTATGGCGCTTATTTCATTCCACTGCAAACACCTTTGAATAATAAAATTCAGGAACAGGGATATGAAAATATTACTACCGACGGTATTCATCTTACCACTCAGGGACAGCAGCTCCTTGCAGATATTGTAAAGGACTCTTTCCATTTATAA
- a CDS encoding type II secretion system F family protein, with protein MNKIDYDVYHLSVQQWGLYLMEAVCACMGINYLFYKSTAVFFFMLPLPFWYIHQRKKQQIRLRKKRLNYQFKDALNAMQVGISAGYSLDNTIREARKDLERLYGEKAEMAREFAYIERQLGHSIPLEELLYDLGIRSRVEDILNFTDVLIQAKKMGGNMRGILNRCISSIEERIQVKKEIDAVLASRKMEQKIMSFIPLGIILYMQITSPEFLSVLYGNPVGICVMTACLLLYTAAFQWGVRLTQIDV; from the coding sequence GTGAATAAAATTGATTATGATGTTTATCATCTTTCTGTACAGCAGTGGGGACTTTATCTTATGGAAGCAGTGTGTGCCTGCATGGGAATAAATTATTTGTTTTATAAGAGCACGGCAGTTTTTTTCTTTATGCTTCCGTTACCTTTCTGGTACATACATCAAAGGAAAAAACAACAAATCCGTCTGAGAAAGAAAAGGCTAAATTATCAGTTTAAAGATGCCTTAAATGCTATGCAGGTGGGGATATCGGCAGGTTATTCTTTAGATAACACCATAAGGGAAGCAAGAAAAGATTTGGAAAGACTGTATGGAGAAAAAGCAGAGATGGCAAGGGAATTTGCCTATATAGAAAGACAACTGGGACACAGCATACCCTTAGAAGAATTGCTGTATGATTTGGGAATTCGAAGCAGAGTAGAAGATATTTTGAATTTTACAGATGTATTGATACAGGCAAAGAAAATGGGAGGAAATATGAGAGGAATTTTAAACCGTTGTATTTCGTCTATTGAAGAGCGTATTCAGGTGAAGAAGGAAATTGATGCTGTTTTGGCATCTCGAAAAATGGAACAGAAGATTATGAGCTTTATTCCTCTGGGGATTATTCTTTATATGCAGATTACTTCTCCGGAATTTTTAAGCGTGTTATATGGAAATCCTGTGGGGATTTGTGTTATGACAGCTTGCCTTCTTTTGTATACTGCGGCATTTCAATGGGGAGTGAGGTTGACTCAGATTGATGTTTAA
- the ybaK gene encoding Cys-tRNA(Pro) deacylase, which yields MGKHKEKEIKTNAMRILEKNKIPYEVLQYECDEFIDGLHTAQKTGAPVEQSFKTLIVQGKSKEYYVVVIPIALEIDLKKAAKAVGEKSVELIHVKDITKVSGYVRGGCSPLGMKKQYATIIHESALAYEEIYVSGGRIGTTLKLNPKDLAEVVSGKFVEIATGYTH from the coding sequence ATGGGAAAGCATAAAGAAAAAGAAATTAAGACAAATGCAATGAGAATTTTAGAGAAAAATAAAATTCCTTATGAGGTTCTTCAATATGAGTGCGATGAGTTTATTGACGGACTCCATACCGCACAAAAAACAGGAGCTCCTGTGGAGCAATCTTTTAAAACTTTGATTGTGCAGGGGAAAAGTAAAGAGTATTATGTTGTTGTTATTCCCATTGCTCTTGAAATTGACTTGAAAAAAGCTGCAAAAGCAGTGGGTGAAAAATCCGTAGAGCTTATTCATGTAAAGGATATTACAAAAGTGAGCGGTTATGTGAGAGGCGGCTGCAGTCCGTTGGGAATGAAAAAACAGTACGCTACCATTATTCATGAAAGTGCTCTTGCGTATGAGGAAATCTATGTAAGCGGAGGAAGAATTGGTACGACATTGAAATTAAATCCAAAAGATTTAGCTGAAGTTGTATCGGGAAAATTTGTTGAAATAGCAACGGGATATACACATTGA